The Deltaproteobacteria bacterium HGW-Deltaproteobacteria-6 genome has a segment encoding these proteins:
- a CDS encoding alkene reductase, translating into MNNTLLKPIKIGRMELPNRIFMSPMTRSRADNADNKATPLIAEYYAQRASAGLIITEGSQVSTRAVGYIHTPGIYSPEQIEGWKLATGAVHQKGGHVFCQLWHVGRMSHSDFHQGLPPLAPSAVNAGDKVFTGEGFKKTSTPRAMTIEEILNTTQDFRRAAQNAVAAEFDGVEIHSANGYLFHQFFVNCANTRTDIYGGSRENKARFFFETLDAIGKSIGFDRVGLRLNPSAHGFFGITIDQDTLPVFEYLVERLNDYPDLAYVHFVEPMVPVDNVPYAVKEIARHFRPRYKGKLVINCGFRADSASRVIEEGLADAVAFGKAFIANPDLVERVAAGAKWNRWDESTFYAGGAKGYTDYPTMER; encoded by the coding sequence ATAAACAACACTCTGTTAAAGCCAATCAAAATTGGCCGGATGGAGCTCCCTAACCGGATCTTCATGTCACCCATGACGCGCAGCCGCGCGGATAACGCCGACAACAAAGCAACACCCCTCATCGCCGAATACTACGCCCAGCGGGCAAGCGCGGGGCTGATCATCACGGAAGGCTCGCAGGTATCCACACGGGCCGTGGGTTACATCCACACACCGGGCATTTACAGCCCCGAACAGATTGAGGGCTGGAAACTCGCCACGGGTGCGGTTCATCAAAAAGGCGGGCATGTTTTCTGCCAGCTCTGGCATGTGGGCCGGATGTCCCACAGCGACTTTCATCAGGGTTTGCCGCCGCTTGCGCCGTCGGCCGTCAATGCCGGTGATAAGGTCTTTACCGGCGAAGGTTTTAAAAAGACGTCAACGCCCCGCGCAATGACCATTGAAGAAATCCTCAACACCACGCAGGACTTTCGCCGGGCGGCGCAAAATGCCGTTGCCGCGGAGTTTGACGGTGTGGAAATCCATTCAGCCAACGGATATCTTTTTCATCAGTTCTTCGTCAACTGCGCCAACACGCGCACCGATATTTACGGCGGCTCACGCGAAAACAAGGCGCGCTTTTTCTTTGAAACCCTCGACGCCATAGGAAAGTCCATCGGCTTTGACCGCGTAGGTCTGCGGCTCAATCCATCCGCCCATGGATTCTTCGGCATCACGATTGATCAAGACACCCTTCCTGTTTTTGAATACCTTGTCGAACGGCTGAACGATTATCCCGACCTGGCTTATGTCCATTTTGTAGAACCGATGGTCCCGGTGGATAATGTCCCTTATGCCGTGAAGGAAATCGCCAGACATTTCCGTCCGCGCTATAAGGGTAAACTGGTCATTAATTGCGGCTTCCGCGCGGATTCCGCCAGCCGTGTCATAGAAGAGGGGCTTGCCGACGCCGTTGCCTTCGGCAAAGCATTTATCGCCAACCCCGATCTGGTGGAACGCGTCGCCGCCGGCGCCAAGTGGAACCGCTGGGATGAGTCGACTTTCTATGCGGGAGGCGCAAAGGGGTATACGGATTATCCGACGATGGAAAGGTGA
- a CDS encoding hydroxyacylglutathione hydrolase translates to MLDIKQFRYGDNLAYLLYGRTEAMAVDGGAWQEILAFLEQHSLTLKHVTNTHRHHDHTPGDDHLLKKTKAKFLDCTALTDNQEIIIDNEPVVVYRTPGHSRDSICFHAGRNLITGDTLFNGTIGNNFSGDLRGFFNSILRLMALPDDTRIFAGHDYVSDSLAFARHLEPQNKDIDRFRQSCDPDFLYSTLACERKINPYLRFNEEPIVKLIKDHGLPSSTEWERWQSLMSIE, encoded by the coding sequence ATGCTCGATATTAAACAGTTTCGATACGGGGACAATCTGGCTTACCTTCTTTACGGCAGGACGGAAGCCATGGCCGTCGACGGCGGCGCATGGCAGGAAATCCTTGCTTTTCTGGAACAACACAGCCTGACGCTTAAGCATGTCACCAACACGCACCGGCATCATGATCATACACCGGGTGACGATCATCTCCTGAAGAAAACAAAGGCAAAATTTCTGGACTGTACGGCGCTTACCGACAATCAGGAAATCATCATCGACAACGAGCCCGTTGTTGTTTACCGGACGCCGGGACATTCCAGGGACTCGATTTGCTTTCACGCAGGCCGTAATCTGATCACCGGGGATACGCTGTTTAACGGAACCATCGGCAATAATTTCTCCGGCGATCTGAGGGGATTTTTCAATTCCATCCTGCGCCTGATGGCTCTGCCCGACGACACGCGCATTTTCGCGGGGCACGATTACGTCAGCGATTCACTGGCCTTTGCCCGGCATCTGGAGCCGCAAAACAAGGATATCGACCGCTTCCGTCAATCCTGCGATCCGGATTTTCTTTACTCCACGCTGGCCTGCGAACGAAAAATCAATCCTTATTTACGATTTAACGAAGAACCTATTGTCAAGTTGATCAAAGATCACGGCCTGCCTTCGTCCACCGAATGGGAACGCTGGCAGTCGCTCATGTCTATTGAATAA
- a CDS encoding hydrolase, with product MLSRTAAVLIMIDFQGKLAQVMADRENLFANNVKLIRGFRTLNLPIMVTEQIPEKLGPTIPQLAEELDGIRPMAKETFSCWADAPFHDHLESLTRRHVVLTGIECHICVYQTALDLMQNGYTVHLVADAVSSRTVENRDIGIQAIKSAGAHLTSTEMVLFELLRTAADPKAKDIFKIVK from the coding sequence ATGTTAAGCCGCACCGCCGCCGTATTAATCATGATCGACTTTCAAGGCAAACTGGCTCAGGTCATGGCTGACCGGGAAAATCTTTTTGCCAACAACGTCAAACTGATCCGGGGATTCAGGACGTTGAATCTGCCGATCATGGTTACGGAACAGATACCGGAAAAACTGGGGCCGACCATCCCCCAACTGGCGGAGGAACTCGATGGCATCCGCCCGATGGCCAAGGAAACCTTCAGCTGCTGGGCTGACGCTCCTTTTCATGACCACCTTGAATCCCTCACCCGCCGGCACGTCGTCCTGACCGGCATCGAATGCCACATCTGCGTTTATCAGACGGCGCTGGACCTGATGCAAAACGGCTACACCGTTCATCTGGTCGCGGACGCCGTTTCTTCGCGCACGGTGGAAAACCGGGATATCGGCATTCAAGCCATCAAAAGCGCCGGGGCGCATCTGACCTCGACGGAAATGGTTTTATTTGAGCTGCTGCGCACAGCCGCCGACCCGAAAGCCAAAGACATCTTTAAAATTGTGAAATAG
- a CDS encoding universal stress protein, producing MIKGGYMISTILVPSDGSKPSQKAAVYAVDLAKQLHASIIILIVIDKRLFMALEAPASKTSRQLTDTTEDYLNEVAGGYAREIKKLCDKNGVAAKVSIRMGYPVEEIINEARKSKANLIVMGSRGRSALSATVLGSVSYGVLHHDKCLPVLIVRG from the coding sequence ATGATTAAAGGAGGGTATATGATTTCAACAATTCTTGTGCCGTCGGACGGATCCAAACCGTCTCAGAAAGCCGCTGTGTATGCCGTCGATCTTGCCAAACAACTGCATGCCTCCATTATTATTCTGATCGTGATCGACAAGCGTCTGTTCATGGCCCTGGAAGCTCCGGCTTCGAAGACGTCAAGGCAGCTCACGGATACAACTGAAGATTATCTGAATGAGGTGGCCGGAGGCTATGCCCGAGAAATAAAAAAATTATGTGATAAAAACGGCGTCGCAGCGAAGGTGTCCATCAGGATGGGATATCCGGTGGAGGAGATCATAAATGAAGCCAGAAAGTCCAAGGCCAATCTCATTGTCATGGGTTCCCGCGGCAGAAGCGCCCTGTCGGCCACAGTCCTTGGCAGCGTTTCCTATGGTGTTCTCCACCATGATAAATGTCTTCCCGTGCTTATTGTAAGGGGTTGA
- the mce gene encoding methylmalonyl-CoA epimerase, giving the protein MNILKVDHIGIAVKNLAESAKFYEMLGIKSTGVEEVAEQKVKVSFFPVGDSEIELLESTSQDGPIAKYIEKNGEGIQHMALRVDNIEAALAELKARGVRLIDEKPRYGAGGARIAFVHPKSTGGILLELSERK; this is encoded by the coding sequence ATGAACATTTTAAAGGTTGATCATATCGGCATCGCTGTAAAGAATCTGGCGGAAAGCGCCAAATTCTATGAAATGCTGGGCATTAAGTCGACTGGCGTGGAAGAAGTGGCGGAACAAAAAGTAAAGGTATCTTTTTTCCCGGTGGGGGATTCGGAAATCGAGCTTCTGGAATCCACATCACAAGACGGCCCCATTGCCAAATATATTGAAAAAAACGGCGAAGGCATTCAGCACATGGCGTTGCGCGTGGACAACATCGAGGCGGCGCTTGCCGAACTCAAGGCCCGGGGCGTCCGCCTGATTGATGAAAAGCCACGCTACGGCGCAGGCGGCGCGAGAATCGCTTTTGTGCATCCCAAATCCACGGGCGGCATCCTGCTGGAACTGAGTGAAAGAAAATAA
- a CDS encoding methylmalonyl Co-A mutase-associated GTPase MeaB, with amino-acid sequence MEKRNVQTYVQGVLDRDRRMLAKTITLIESSLPADQEFSRQILDRLMPYTGRALRLGITGLPGAGKSTFIESFGTMLTRKGYRVAVLAVDPSSPKTGGSILADKTRMEKLAVNEKAFIRPSPSGKTLGGVARKTRESMLACEAAGFDVVMIETVGVGQSEVTVVSMVDFFLVLMIAGGGDELQGIKKGVLELADAVAVNKADGDNIERAALARRQYETAFHLLSAPYRNWTPPVVTCSSVTMDGLDNILNIILDHRSKLTASGELQKKRKEQAREWLKFMVREGVQEWFYESPAARVLADSMEDVEKEIITPTTAAARVLDCLKGRKF; translated from the coding sequence ATGGAAAAACGAAATGTGCAGACTTACGTTCAGGGCGTCCTTGACCGGGACCGGCGGATGCTGGCCAAAACGATCACGCTCATTGAAAGCTCTTTGCCCGCCGATCAGGAATTTTCACGGCAAATCCTGGACAGGCTGATGCCTTACACGGGCAGGGCGCTGCGCCTGGGCATTACGGGTCTGCCGGGCGCAGGTAAAAGCACGTTTATCGAAAGCTTCGGAACCATGCTGACCCGGAAAGGATACCGGGTTGCCGTACTGGCGGTTGATCCCAGCTCGCCTAAAACGGGCGGCAGCATCCTGGCGGATAAAACGCGAATGGAAAAACTGGCTGTAAACGAAAAGGCTTTTATCCGGCCTTCCCCGTCCGGCAAAACGCTGGGCGGCGTGGCGCGCAAGACGCGTGAATCCATGCTGGCCTGTGAGGCGGCGGGATTCGACGTGGTCATGATCGAAACCGTCGGCGTCGGTCAATCGGAAGTAACCGTGGTGTCCATGGTGGATTTCTTTCTGGTGCTGATGATTGCCGGAGGCGGCGACGAATTGCAGGGCATCAAAAAAGGCGTTCTGGAGCTGGCCGATGCCGTCGCCGTCAACAAAGCCGACGGCGACAACATTGAACGGGCCGCACTGGCCAGGCGGCAGTATGAAACGGCGTTTCATCTGCTCTCCGCCCCCTATCGCAACTGGACACCGCCGGTCGTCACCTGCAGTTCCGTCACCATGGACGGACTGGATAATATTTTAAATATTATCCTCGACCATCGCAGCAAACTGACTGCAAGCGGCGAACTCCAGAAAAAGAGGAAGGAACAGGCCAGAGAATGGTTGAAGTTTATGGTGCGGGAAGGCGTTCAGGAGTGGTTTTACGAAAGCCCGGCGGCGCGGGTTCTGGCCGACTCAATGGAGGACGTTGAAAAAGAAATCATCACCCCGACTACCGCCGCGGCCCGTGTACTGGATTGCCTGAAGGGGCGGAAGTTTTAA
- a CDS encoding MFS transporter: protein MMKAESGAKQNGWGGETTAFLALFLDNAGVLIFLNAILVFTFNYPVDIILTRMIPGTAIGVFMGDLVYTWLAIRLKRKTGRPDVTAMPLGLDTPSTIGIAYAVLGPAYVVTRDAELAWHIGMATLFMIGVVKIIISFFGGWIQRNIPTAGLLGSIAGIGLMLLGFLPLIEIFNEAVAGMVAMGLIFAALYSKMRLPGRIHGVLAAVLFGTVIHFALGFSGCLPEYQAPSWEMHLCLPLFSVDFLKTLPQSIQYLPIAIPFGILTIIGGINNTESARLAGDQYRTRDILLTEALTSLISAFFGGVAQTTPYIGHPAYKKMGATWRYTLATGLAIGIGSMVGLMSLFVSLIPRAVIAPIFIFVGFEIIHQAYSESPPSHSPAVSLSFLPVIASLVVIILGQFTGAMNMTPGELPLRLQHLHQTLTMLSNGFILTGLLWGSMLAFLIDHRAKLAALCAALCSLLTLFGVIHSVMPTGELYLPWRMASNAHYMLALAYLALAGILLILTGKTDKEQTRS, encoded by the coding sequence ATGATGAAAGCGGAGAGCGGCGCAAAACAGAACGGATGGGGCGGGGAAACAACCGCTTTTCTTGCCCTGTTCCTGGACAATGCCGGCGTGCTGATCTTTTTAAACGCCATCCTGGTCTTCACTTTCAACTATCCCGTGGATATTATCCTGACGCGCATGATTCCGGGCACGGCCATCGGCGTCTTCATGGGCGATCTTGTTTATACCTGGCTGGCCATCCGGTTGAAAAGAAAAACCGGACGTCCGGATGTCACGGCAATGCCGCTGGGTCTGGATACGCCGTCCACCATCGGCATTGCTTATGCGGTCCTGGGGCCTGCCTACGTTGTCACCCGTGACGCTGAGCTTGCCTGGCACATCGGCATGGCCACGCTTTTCATGATCGGCGTCGTTAAAATAATTATCTCTTTTTTCGGCGGATGGATTCAGCGCAATATTCCCACAGCGGGGCTTTTGGGTTCCATCGCCGGCATCGGATTGATGCTGCTCGGCTTTCTGCCGCTCATCGAAATATTCAATGAGGCTGTGGCCGGCATGGTAGCCATGGGGCTGATCTTTGCCGCGCTCTACAGCAAAATGCGCCTGCCCGGGCGAATTCACGGCGTTTTGGCAGCGGTGCTTTTCGGCACGGTGATTCATTTTGCGCTGGGCTTCAGCGGCTGCCTGCCGGAGTATCAGGCGCCCTCCTGGGAGATGCATCTGTGCCTGCCGCTGTTTTCCGTCGATTTTCTCAAAACCCTGCCGCAGAGTATTCAGTATCTGCCCATTGCCATTCCCTTCGGTATTCTGACGATCATCGGCGGCATCAATAACACGGAAAGCGCCCGCCTGGCGGGCGACCAGTACCGAACAAGGGATATCCTGCTGACCGAGGCTTTGACGTCGCTCATTTCGGCTTTCTTCGGCGGCGTGGCGCAGACGACGCCTTATATCGGCCATCCCGCCTATAAAAAAATGGGAGCGACCTGGCGTTATACGCTGGCCACCGGCCTGGCCATCGGTATCGGCTCCATGGTCGGGCTGATGTCGCTGTTTGTCAGCCTCATTCCGCGCGCGGTTATCGCCCCCATTTTCATTTTTGTCGGTTTTGAGATCATTCATCAGGCCTACTCCGAATCGCCTCCATCCCATTCTCCGGCGGTGAGCCTGAGCTTTCTGCCGGTCATTGCCAGCCTCGTGGTGATTATTCTCGGACAGTTCACAGGCGCCATGAACATGACACCCGGCGAACTGCCGCTGCGTCTGCAACACCTGCATCAGACGCTGACCATGCTCAGCAACGGATTTATTCTGACAGGGCTGCTCTGGGGCAGCATGCTCGCCTTCCTGATCGATCACCGGGCGAAACTGGCGGCATTATGCGCCGCCCTCTGCTCGCTGCTCACGCTCTTCGGCGTCATTCATTCCGTCATGCCCACCGGAGAACTTTATCTGCCCTGGCGGATGGCATCAAACGCTCACTACATGCTCGCCCTGGCCTATCTGGCACTTGCGGGCATTTTGTTGATATTGACGGGGAAAACGGATAAAGAACAAACACGATCATAA
- a CDS encoding acetyl-CoA hydrolase translates to MAKTYKDKVVSAQTAINSISRGKRVFIGSYCGEPQHLVRALIAHTDHFSDVEVVRFLNLEGSLMGLVAEETKGRCYHVRSIYQGSGMIKGLTASRRFLTPMNLYTVPALFHQRHIPIHYALIQTAPPDAFGWLNLGVSVDITLAAAHAADVVIVQVNPNMPVIPGYGMIHVDEVDYIVEHQEDLLTVYPTPEIKSADRVARLLSNLVEDGSTLHISPGFTSELILDALGGKCDLGVHSLMILDAMQELANRGIITNRKKGFNEGKMVASGAIGSDELYHFLNGNPAIEFRPCDYVSNPAMIARHNKMTAINRVTSIDLKGQVAADGIAQNHFADVAGLVDFSRGAAMAPSGKSIVVVQSVADDGQSSNIVLEQAAGTVAIPAADVTYVVTEYGAVNLFGKNVQERAMAMISVAHPDFREQLFEQARREGLIGQERKLYESQFGVYPAWLEEVLNVAGQKITLRPVKTVDERLIQEHFYEMNEQDIAKRFFGRRHHFYWDEVKDMFIVDYIRNCSIVAYLGEEGYGKIIGIGGYFLEGSGAGEVAYSVANDWKGKGIAVKLQQKVVDAALANGLTGLDALVLKENFSMLGLFKKLPYQIRTSYEDGVLTLKCRFDEPA, encoded by the coding sequence GTGGCAAAAACATACAAGGACAAGGTTGTTTCCGCGCAGACGGCAATCAACTCCATCTCACGCGGCAAGAGGGTTTTCATCGGTTCTTACTGCGGCGAGCCGCAGCATCTCGTGCGGGCGCTCATTGCCCATACGGACCATTTCTCCGATGTGGAAGTCGTCCGCTTTCTTAATCTGGAAGGGTCGCTGATGGGGCTGGTCGCGGAGGAAACGAAAGGGCGCTGCTACCACGTGCGCTCCATCTATCAGGGATCGGGCATGATCAAGGGGCTCACGGCTTCCCGGCGTTTTCTCACGCCGATGAATCTTTATACGGTGCCTGCCTTGTTTCATCAGCGCCATATTCCCATTCACTATGCCCTGATTCAGACTGCGCCCCCCGATGCGTTCGGGTGGCTTAATCTGGGCGTTTCCGTGGACATCACGCTGGCTGCCGCTCATGCGGCCGACGTCGTTATCGTCCAGGTCAACCCGAATATGCCGGTGATTCCGGGCTATGGCATGATTCATGTGGATGAGGTGGATTACATTGTCGAACACCAGGAAGATCTCCTGACGGTTTACCCCACGCCTGAAATCAAAAGCGCGGATCGGGTAGCCAGGCTGCTGTCCAACCTTGTGGAAGACGGGTCGACCCTCCATATCAGTCCAGGTTTTACGTCAGAACTCATTTTGGATGCTCTGGGCGGTAAGTGCGATCTGGGCGTCCACTCCCTGATGATCCTCGATGCCATGCAGGAACTGGCCAACCGCGGTATCATCACAAACCGGAAAAAGGGATTTAACGAAGGCAAGATGGTTGCTTCCGGCGCCATAGGCTCCGATGAACTTTACCATTTTCTGAATGGAAACCCCGCCATTGAATTCCGGCCGTGCGATTATGTAAGCAATCCGGCCATGATCGCGCGTCACAATAAGATGACGGCTATCAACCGTGTAACGTCCATCGATCTCAAGGGGCAGGTGGCGGCCGACGGGATTGCACAGAACCATTTTGCCGATGTGGCAGGCCTGGTGGACTTCAGCCGGGGGGCGGCCATGGCGCCTTCCGGCAAGTCCATTGTTGTTGTCCAGTCGGTTGCCGACGACGGTCAATCCAGCAACATCGTTCTGGAACAGGCAGCGGGAACCGTGGCCATCCCGGCGGCCGATGTGACTTACGTGGTCACCGAATACGGCGCCGTCAACCTGTTCGGCAAAAACGTGCAGGAACGCGCCATGGCCATGATCAGCGTCGCCCATCCCGATTTTCGCGAGCAGTTGTTTGAACAGGCCAGGCGCGAGGGTTTAATCGGCCAGGAACGCAAGTTGTATGAATCCCAGTTTGGCGTCTATCCGGCCTGGCTGGAGGAAGTGTTGAATGTCGCCGGTCAGAAGATCACGCTGCGTCCCGTCAAAACCGTTGATGAACGGCTCATTCAGGAGCATTTTTACGAAATGAATGAACAGGACATTGCCAAGCGCTTTTTTGGAAGGCGGCATCACTTTTACTGGGATGAAGTCAAAGACATGTTTATTGTCGATTACATCCGGAATTGCTCTATCGTCGCCTATCTGGGCGAAGAGGGGTACGGAAAAATCATCGGCATCGGCGGGTATTTTCTGGAAGGAAGCGGCGCCGGAGAGGTTGCCTACTCCGTAGCCAATGACTGGAAAGGAAAGGGGATTGCCGTAAAGCTTCAGCAAAAAGTTGTGGACGCCGCTTTGGCGAACGGCCTGACGGGTCTTGACGCCCTGGTTCTCAAGGAAAATTTTTCCATGCTCGGTCTGTTTAAGAAGCTGCCGTATCAGATTCGCACGTCCTATGAGGATGGGGTCTTAACCCTGAAATGCCGGTTTGATGAGCCGGCATGA
- a CDS encoding MaoC family dehydratase, with protein sequence MADKSKLGMEFPLYSIKVEKNKIAEFVAAISQKDDVDHIRDIYRDENAAQSAGFENIPIPPTFPSSFIFWTGGGLLGTVDALGADLNRLLHSEEEYEYFAPICAGDVITRKMKVVDMYDRGKPGRRGLHIQVTVLETEMINQRGELVVRARTTFMER encoded by the coding sequence ATGGCGGATAAGTCGAAACTCGGCATGGAATTCCCGCTTTATTCGATAAAAGTCGAAAAAAACAAAATCGCTGAATTTGTCGCCGCCATTTCACAGAAGGATGATGTCGATCATATCAGGGATATTTATCGCGATGAAAATGCGGCTCAAAGCGCCGGTTTCGAAAACATTCCCATCCCGCCTACTTTCCCCTCGAGTTTTATATTCTGGACGGGCGGCGGCTTGCTGGGAACAGTCGACGCGCTGGGCGCCGATTTGAACCGGCTCCTGCACAGCGAGGAAGAATACGAATACTTTGCGCCGATCTGTGCGGGCGATGTGATTACCCGCAAAATGAAGGTTGTCGACATGTATGATCGTGGTAAGCCGGGACGAAGAGGCCTGCATATCCAGGTAACGGTTCTGGAAACGGAAATGATCAATCAAAGAGGGGAACTGGTTGTCAGAGCGCGCACGACCTTTATGGAAAGATAG
- a CDS encoding (2Fe-2S)-binding protein has product MVNMIIDGKNISARKGSMLLEAIRGAGISIPTLCAHESVSRSGACRLCVVEIKKGNRTRIVTSCLYGVEDGLIVDTKSPRVQNVRRLVMELLLARCPESDVLQKIAGEMGVEPQARYAADTDKGKCILCRSCVRVCEEVVGVSAIGLFSRGSYKEVGTPYHEKSDVCIGCGACVYVCPTGHIEMLSTGDKRKIWGRTFKMQTCEKCGKYFAPVDQLKFISKKTGVPFKELTTCTECR; this is encoded by the coding sequence ATGGTAAATATGATTATTGACGGAAAAAATATATCGGCCCGGAAAGGTTCGATGCTTCTGGAAGCCATTCGCGGCGCCGGCATTTCGATCCCCACCCTTTGCGCGCATGAATCCGTGTCCCGATCCGGTGCATGCAGACTTTGCGTGGTCGAAATCAAAAAAGGCAACCGGACCCGAATTGTCACCTCCTGCCTCTACGGCGTGGAGGACGGTTTGATTGTCGACACCAAAAGCCCCCGGGTGCAAAATGTTCGACGCCTGGTCATGGAATTGCTTTTAGCCCGTTGCCCCGAATCCGACGTGCTCCAGAAGATAGCCGGGGAAATGGGCGTGGAACCCCAAGCCCGGTATGCCGCAGATACAGACAAAGGCAAGTGCATTTTGTGCCGCTCCTGCGTGCGCGTCTGTGAAGAAGTGGTAGGCGTGAGCGCCATCGGTTTATTTTCCCGGGGATCTTATAAAGAAGTCGGCACCCCTTATCATGAAAAATCGGATGTCTGTATCGGCTGCGGCGCCTGCGTCTATGTCTGCCCCACCGGCCATATTGAAATGCTCTCGACCGGCGATAAACGCAAAATCTGGGGACGCACCTTCAAAATGCAGACCTGTGAGAAATGCGGCAAATATTTCGCGCCCGTCGATCAGTTGAAATTCATCAGCAAAAAAACCGGCGTGCCTTTCAAGGAACTAACCACCTGCACGGAATGCCGCTAA
- a CDS encoding NADH-quinone oxidoreductase subunit F: MNEKPDTQALQIYDNLAKYYGPKKKFVTICAGTGCRASGSLKVKEALEAELKKQKMDVDVLMNVDVLATGCLGFCEKGPMIVIHPDKYFYQHVKVEDVAEIVSKTLAKGEVISRLVYRHPETQKTLYREDDLPFYKKQNRVVFGQNGMLDPSRIEDYLAIDGYQALGKALSEMTPEGVIMEVKKAGLRGRGGGGFHAAVKWEGVRRAHGEPKYVIANGDEGDPGAYMDRSLMEGNPHSVIEGMIIGAYAVGAHEGYIYVRNEYPLAVTHLTIAIEAARELGFLGKNILGTDFSFDIHINKGAGAFVCGESSALFASIEGRAGEPRAKYVHAVEKGLYDKPTVLNNVETWANVPLIINKGADWYAGIGTEGSKGTKIFSLVGKINNTGLIEVPMGTTLYEIIYDMGGGITNGRKFKAVQTGGPSGGCIPESLLDIPVDFDKLYEVGSMMGSGGMIVMDDQSCMVDVARYFLEFLKEESCGKCVPCREGIRRMSDILEDICAGKGREGDIELLETMSSAIADGSLCALGGSAPNPVLSTIKYFREEYEAHIKDHRCPAGVCKALITYSINAEKCTGCGVCIKACPVQAITGEKKKAHSIDNDKCTRCSACIQSCKFDAINVK, translated from the coding sequence ATGAACGAAAAACCGGATACCCAAGCCCTCCAGATTTACGATAATTTGGCAAAATATTACGGCCCGAAGAAAAAGTTTGTCACCATTTGCGCCGGCACCGGCTGTCGTGCTTCCGGCAGTCTCAAGGTCAAAGAGGCCCTCGAGGCCGAATTAAAAAAACAAAAAATGGACGTGGATGTTCTGATGAACGTGGATGTCCTCGCTACCGGCTGTCTGGGGTTCTGCGAAAAGGGGCCCATGATCGTCATCCATCCCGACAAGTATTTTTATCAGCATGTGAAAGTCGAAGACGTCGCGGAAATCGTCTCCAAAACCCTGGCCAAAGGCGAAGTCATCAGCCGGTTGGTCTACCGCCATCCGGAGACGCAAAAAACCCTGTATCGCGAAGACGACCTGCCCTTCTATAAAAAGCAGAACCGTGTGGTGTTCGGCCAAAACGGTATGCTGGATCCGAGCCGGATCGAGGATTATCTGGCCATCGACGGCTACCAGGCGCTGGGCAAGGCGCTTTCTGAAATGACCCCGGAAGGCGTCATCATGGAAGTGAAAAAGGCCGGACTCAGAGGCCGCGGCGGTGGTGGTTTTCATGCGGCCGTCAAGTGGGAAGGTGTGCGCAGAGCACATGGCGAGCCCAAGTATGTCATCGCCAACGGCGACGAAGGAGACCCCGGCGCGTATATGGACCGCAGTCTCATGGAAGGCAATCCCCACAGCGTCATTGAAGGCATGATCATCGGCGCTTACGCGGTAGGCGCGCACGAAGGCTACATTTACGTGAGAAACGAATATCCGCTAGCGGTGACGCATCTCACGATTGCGATTGAAGCCGCGAGAGAATTGGGCTTCTTAGGGAAAAATATTCTGGGCACGGATTTTTCGTTTGATATTCATATCAACAAAGGCGCAGGAGCATTCGTCTGCGGTGAATCATCCGCTCTGTTTGCTTCGATCGAAGGCCGCGCCGGAGAACCGCGCGCCAAATATGTCCACGCGGTGGAAAAAGGCCTTTATGACAAGCCCACCGTCCTCAACAACGTCGAAACATGGGCCAACGTTCCGCTGATTATCAATAAAGGGGCGGACTGGTACGCTGGGATCGGAACAGAAGGGTCCAAGGGAACGAAAATTTTCTCTCTGGTCGGCAAAATCAACAACACGGGCCTGATTGAAGTCCCCATGGGCACCACGCTCTATGAAATCATCTATGACATGGGCGGCGGTATTACCAACGGCCGCAAGTTCAAGGCCGTGCAAACCGGCGGTCCGTCGGGCGGCTGCATTCCCGAAAGCCTGCTGGACATCCCCGTTGATTTCGACAAACTCTATGAAGTCGGCTCCATGATGGGTTCCGGCGGCATGATCGTCATGGACGACCAATCCTGCATGGTGGACGTCGCCCGTTACTTTCTCGAGTTCCTCAAGGAAGAGTCCTGCGGCAAATGCGTCCCCTGCCGTGAAGGTATTCGCCGGATGAGCGACATCCTGGAAGATATCTGCGCAGGGAAAGGCAGAGAAGGAGATATCGAGCTTCTGGAAACCATGTCGTCCGCGATTGCCGACGGGTCGCTTTGCGCTCTCGGCGGCTCCGCTCCCAACCCGGTTTTGAGCACGATCAAGTATTTCCGCGAGGAATATGAAGCGCACATCAAAGATCACCGCTGTCCGGCGGGTGTCTGCAAAGCGCTCATCACTTACAGCATCAACGCGGAAAAATGCACCGGCTGCGGCGTATGCATCAAGGCCTGCCCTGTGCAGGCCATCACCGGCGAAAAGAAGAAAGCTCACAGTATTGATAACGATAAATGCACCCGTTGCAGCGCCTGTATTCAGAGCTGTAAATTTGATGCAATCAACGTGAAGTAG